A genomic stretch from Malus domestica chromosome 15, GDT2T_hap1 includes:
- the LOC103455867 gene encoding CST complex subunit STN1-like: MEHPLYNTHVKLLAFDLNSLTQTSFSSGSISFSCNGALLSRAEAVGTVTSRDLKPNKFLRFTIDDGTGCISCILWLNQHSSPYFSRRSPPDVRLIAQTALRFAAEIKLGVVARVRRKIPSYMGVTQKMS, translated from the coding sequence ATGGAGCATCCGCTATACAACACCCACGTAAAACTCTTGGCCTTCGACCTCAACTCTCTCACCCAAACCTCATTTTCATCGGGTTCAATCTCCTTCTCCTGCAACGGCGCTCTCCTATCACGCGCAGAGGCCGTCGGCACTGTCACGTCTCGCGACCTCAAACCCAACAAGTTCCTCAGGTTCACCATAGACGACGGCACCGGCTGCATCAGCTGCATTCTCTGGCTCAACCAGCACTCCTCCCCCTACTTCTCCCGCCGCAGCCCGCCAGATGTTCGACTTATTGCCCAAACCGCATTGCGCTTCGCTGCGGAGATTAAGCTCGGCGTGGTGGCCAGAGTGCGGAGGAAGATCCCTAGCTACATGGGCGTTACGCAGAAGATGTCGTGA
- the LOC103455868 gene encoding basic leucine zipper 4: MGHFECPVQETELTTAEIQELLSLLQAGNSASPSSEGSNREVYTVDERKRRRTMSNRESARRSRWRKKRHLEDMTNEVERLKIENLEMKNRLGVVAQKCHVTWRENDRLTSESLALCARLSDLYRILIAMQMQYSQ; encoded by the coding sequence ATGGGCCACTTCGAGTGCCCGGTTCAAGAAACCGAGCTCACAACAGCCGAGATTCAAGAGCTACTGTCTTTGCTTCAAGCAGGGAACTCGGCCTCCCCAAGCTCAGAGGGGTCGAACCGGGAGGTCTATACAGTTGACGAGAGAAAGCGTAGACGGACGATGTCAAATCGCGAGTCAGCCCGGCGGTCCAGGTGGAGAAAGAAGAGGCATTTAGAGGACATGACGAACGAGGTGGAACGGTTGAAAATAGAGAACCTGGAGATGAAGAACCGGTTGGGGGTGGTTGCTCAAAAGTGTCACGTAACATGGAGAGAAAATGACCGCTTGACATCCGAGTCCTTAGCTCTATGTGCGAGACTTTCGGATTTATACCGGATTTTGATTGCCATGCAGATGCAGTACTCACAATAA
- the LOC103400122 gene encoding uncharacterized protein isoform X1, translated as MASTPKPVKLADLLQEQQEPFVLEVYLSERGYLRKSSSTNRNSRSRNSNSGKKLTRSSSWGNLSCPKILRCLYKKLVSRHSETTSIKGCEKREGESNAGTNTRRSSRESGESDRFSSASSKTQYDLCTEGEKESTDEAPVSLRNDHDASVAADASQVSESCNMKERKLQIERLNGQSSEIHRKQQNPDSVPEDKPPHANASLPLHNKYELQTPCPSTYSFNKITEDSILSSSLWELLFHPPFENPTASGVSEMLEPARSSINPSPHFAKSKRVWQQTRLLLFDCVREMMENHAKKLKEQQQHNCDRFLGAEEIGKLVYEKLGSWGDKQAGHQGNVNFLLEWDLLASAEEWGDNYQERREIGSEIGDAILQDIIKDIF; from the exons ATGGCTTCCACCCCCAAGCCAGTAAAACTTGCAGATCTCCTCCAAGAGCAGCAAGAACCCTTCGTCCTAGAGGTTTACCTATCCGAAAGGGGTTACCTGAGAAAAAGCTCGAGTACAAACAGAAATTCGAGGAGTAGGAATAGCAATTCGGGCAAGAAACTTACCAGATCATCCAGTTGGGGCAATCTCAGCTGCCCTAAGATACTGAGATGTCTGTATAAAAAGCTTGTTTCAAGACATAGTGAGACAACAAGCATTAAGGGTTGTGAAAAGAGAGAGGGGGAGTCCAATGCCGGCACCAACACGCGGAGAAGTAGCCGGGAAAGCGGGGAATCGGATAGATTTTCATCTGCTAGTAGTAAGACGCAGTATGATTTGTGCACCGAGGGCGAAAAAGAATCAACAGATGAAGCCCCTGTTTCGTTGCGAAATGATCATGATGCCTCAGTTGCAGCAGACGCTTCTCAAGTTTCGGAATCCTGCAATATGAAAGAGAGAAAG TTACAGATAGAACGGCTCAACGGACAGTCATCGGAGATTCACCGTAAGCAACAAAACCCCGATTCGGTACCAGAAGATAAACCTCCCCATGCAAATGCAAGTTTACCTCTTCATAACA AGTATGAACTGCAAACTCCATGTCCATCCACTTATAGCTTCAACAAGATTACAGAAGACTCAATATTATCATCTTCTCTCTGGGAACTACTTTTCCACCCACCATTTGAGAACCCAACAGCTTCTGGAGTTTCAGAAATGCTAGAGCCTGCCCGGTCTAGCATCAATCCATCCCCTCATTTCGCAAAATCGAAGAGGGTGTGGCAGCAGACAAGGCTGCTCCTGTTTGATTGCGTGAGGGAGATGATGGAAAATCATGCGAAGAAATTGAAAGAGCAGCAGCAGCATAACTGCGACCGATTTCTTGGAGCCGAAGAGATTGGGAAGCTGGTTTATGAGAAGTTGGGGAGTTGGGGGGATAAACAGGCTGGGCACCAAGGCAACGTCAACTTTTTGTTGGAGTGGGACTTGTTGGCTTCGGCTGAAGAATGGGGTGATAATTACCAAGAGAGAAGGGAAATTGGGTCGGAAATTGGAGACGCCATTTTACAAGACATCATCAAAGACATATTCTGA
- the LOC139192490 gene encoding probable polygalacturonase At3g15720: MSITNTLVCILVFFLASSLFIGIGQGHKILDVTKYGAMGDGRADDSQAFFKAWKDLCEGNNDATDDIPILIVPEGKTYLLQRIKFEGPCNSKSVHVQILGNLLAPVRGAWKECDSGDWLSFSNIENLMLDGSGKIDGQGAAWWSTSQYNARSRKLLANNDCKPNKALQFHNCQNLKLSGLTFLNSPQAHIGINSCDNADVSDLNIHAPEDSPNTDGIDISSSTHVTIRNSFIGTGDDCIAIGDGCSFLYITNIACGPGHGISVGSLGEDGASNKVDNIYVKDCSFTGTTNGARIKTWQGGSGYARNITFERIKLDRAKYPIIIDQYYCNGEHNCKSQSSAVVVADVTYNDFEGTSATDEAIKLNCDKVSGGCHNILMDKINIVPAVGDMKIFASCNNADGTYVGTTVPDVACLKSSTTEPTTPTTPSSPKTSAPPVQILPLPSPPPIPVMPLPSPSPVPVMPLPSPSPVPVMPLPSPSPVPIIPPPARPPVSVIPTPSLPSITPPPEDIKPPPVPITPPPQPITPPQSTAPPVPRGLDITGGAGEAGELDPSYFPSGAPGSANLPISYYLFCPLMVVLTATTIIFN; encoded by the exons ATGTCGATCACCAACACACTCGTTTgcattttagttttctttctcgCTTCATCGTTGTTTATTGGCATCGGACAAGGCCACAAAATATTAGACGTAACCAAATACGGTGCTATGGGAGATGGACGGGCAGACGACTCCCAAGCTTTTTTTAAAGCGTGGAAAGATTTATGTGAAGGAAATAATGACGCTACGGATGACATACCGATACTTATTGTGCCGGAGGGGAAAACGTACTTATTGCAACGTATAAAGTTTGAAGGTCCATGCAACTCGAAGAGCGTTCACGTTCAGATTCTAGGGAATTTATTGGCTCCTGTGCGTGGTGCATGGAAAGAATGCGATTCGGGGGACTGGCTAAGTTTTTCAAACATTGAAAACCTAATGCTCGACGGCTCAGGAAAAATCGACGGCCAAGGGGCTGCGTGGTGGAGCACCAGCCAGTACAATGCGAGATCGCGCAAACTCTTGGCAAATAACGACTGCAAACCAAATAAGGCATTGCAGTTCCACAACTGTCAAAACCTTAAGCTCAGCGGACTGACTTTTCTGAACAGCCCGCAAGCGCATATTGGTATAAATAGTTGTGACAATGCAGATGTCTCAGATTTGAACATACATGCGCCGGAAGACAGTCCAAACACTGATGGTATTGACATCTCTTCCTCGACCCATGTCACCATTCGCAACTCGTTTATCGGAACAGGCGATGATTGTATCGCCATTGGCGACGGGTGTTCCTTTCTCTACATCACCAACATTGCGTGCGGACCAGGCCATGGAATTAG CGTTGGAAGCTTAGGAGAAGATGGAGCTAGTAATAAAGTGGACAACATATACGTGAAAGATTGTAGTTTTACTGGAACTACAAACGGAGCGAGAATAAAAACGTGGCAGGGCGGCTCCGGGTATGCGAGGAACATCACGTTTGAGAGGATCAAACTTGACAGAGCCAAATACCCTATCATTATTGATCAGTACTATTGCAATGGGGAACACAATTGCAAAAGTCAGTCGTCGGCCGTGGTGGTGGCGGATGTGACGTACAACGATTTTGAAGGCACTTCTGCGACGGATGAGGCGATTAAACTCAACTGTGATAAAGTTTCTGGTGGCTGTCATAATATTTTGATGGATAAAATTAATATAGTGCCAGCGGTCGGGGATATGAAGATTTTTGCATCTTGTAACAATGCCGACGGAACTTATGTCGGCACTACGGTGCCCGACGTGGCTTGTCTAAAGAGTTCAACAACGGAGCCTACGACCCCAACAACACCATCTTCACCAAAAACTAGCGCTCCGCCGGTACAAATCCTACCATTGCCATCGCCACCACCTATACCGGTAATGCCGCTGCCGTCGCCGTCACCTGTACCGGTAATGCCATTGCCGTCGCCGTCACCTGTACCGGTAATGCCACTGCCATCGCCGTCACCTGTACCAATCATTCCTCCGCCAGCGCGACCACCGGTATCAGTCATACCAACGCCATCGCTGCCATCAATCACCCCACCACCAGAAGATATCAAGCCACCGCCAGTGCCGATCACACCACCACCGCAACCAATCACGCCACCACAGTCAACTGCACCACCTGTGCCACGGGGACTAGACATCACAGGGGGGGCAGGGGAGGCAGGCGAGCTAGATCCTTCGTACTTCCCAAGTGGAGCTCCTGGCAGTGCTAATCTACCTATAAGCTACTACCTATTTTGCCCACTGATGGTGGTCCTTACTGCAACaactataatttttaattaa
- the LOC103400122 gene encoding uncharacterized protein isoform X2: protein MASTPKPVKLADLLQEQQEPFVLEVYLSERGYLRKSSSTNRNSRSRNSNSGKKLTRSSSWGNLSCPKILRCLYKKLVSRHSETTSIKGCEKREGESNAGTNTRRSSRESGESDRFSSASSKTQYDLCTEGEKESTDEAPVSLRNDHDASVAADASQVSESCNMKERKIERLNGQSSEIHRKQQNPDSVPEDKPPHANASLPLHNKYELQTPCPSTYSFNKITEDSILSSSLWELLFHPPFENPTASGVSEMLEPARSSINPSPHFAKSKRVWQQTRLLLFDCVREMMENHAKKLKEQQQHNCDRFLGAEEIGKLVYEKLGSWGDKQAGHQGNVNFLLEWDLLASAEEWGDNYQERREIGSEIGDAILQDIIKDIF from the exons ATGGCTTCCACCCCCAAGCCAGTAAAACTTGCAGATCTCCTCCAAGAGCAGCAAGAACCCTTCGTCCTAGAGGTTTACCTATCCGAAAGGGGTTACCTGAGAAAAAGCTCGAGTACAAACAGAAATTCGAGGAGTAGGAATAGCAATTCGGGCAAGAAACTTACCAGATCATCCAGTTGGGGCAATCTCAGCTGCCCTAAGATACTGAGATGTCTGTATAAAAAGCTTGTTTCAAGACATAGTGAGACAACAAGCATTAAGGGTTGTGAAAAGAGAGAGGGGGAGTCCAATGCCGGCACCAACACGCGGAGAAGTAGCCGGGAAAGCGGGGAATCGGATAGATTTTCATCTGCTAGTAGTAAGACGCAGTATGATTTGTGCACCGAGGGCGAAAAAGAATCAACAGATGAAGCCCCTGTTTCGTTGCGAAATGATCATGATGCCTCAGTTGCAGCAGACGCTTCTCAAGTTTCGGAATCCTGCAATATGAAAGAGAGAAAG ATAGAACGGCTCAACGGACAGTCATCGGAGATTCACCGTAAGCAACAAAACCCCGATTCGGTACCAGAAGATAAACCTCCCCATGCAAATGCAAGTTTACCTCTTCATAACA AGTATGAACTGCAAACTCCATGTCCATCCACTTATAGCTTCAACAAGATTACAGAAGACTCAATATTATCATCTTCTCTCTGGGAACTACTTTTCCACCCACCATTTGAGAACCCAACAGCTTCTGGAGTTTCAGAAATGCTAGAGCCTGCCCGGTCTAGCATCAATCCATCCCCTCATTTCGCAAAATCGAAGAGGGTGTGGCAGCAGACAAGGCTGCTCCTGTTTGATTGCGTGAGGGAGATGATGGAAAATCATGCGAAGAAATTGAAAGAGCAGCAGCAGCATAACTGCGACCGATTTCTTGGAGCCGAAGAGATTGGGAAGCTGGTTTATGAGAAGTTGGGGAGTTGGGGGGATAAACAGGCTGGGCACCAAGGCAACGTCAACTTTTTGTTGGAGTGGGACTTGTTGGCTTCGGCTGAAGAATGGGGTGATAATTACCAAGAGAGAAGGGAAATTGGGTCGGAAATTGGAGACGCCATTTTACAAGACATCATCAAAGACATATTCTGA
- the LOC103455866 gene encoding kinesin-like protein KIN-7N yields MEKICVAVRVRPPVAHDSSTGTIWKVDDNRISLHKPHGTPISGISYAFDHVFDEDCTNSRVYELLTKDIIHAVVEGFNGTAFAYGQTSSGKTFTMNGSKTDPGIIHRAVRDVFDRIQMMSHREFLIRVSYMELYNEEINDLFAVENQKLQIHESLERGIFVAGLREEIVSNAEQVLKLIESGEVNRHFGETNMNARSSRSHTIFRMVIESHAKDTSSSADAIRVSVLNLVDLAGSERIAKTGAGGVRLKEGKYINKSLMILGNVINKLSDGAKNRGHIPYRDSKLTRILQPALGGNAKTSIICTIAPEEVHIEETKGTLQFASRAKCITNCAQVNEILTDAALLKRQKQEIEDLRMKLQGSHAGVLEQEILKLRNDLLQYELEREKLEMELEEQRKSHKQQEQCIRDQQMKTDNLSGLSTISDFERSSSQAQDSGTHSLKEDSSDSSSKSQGDIFSTPSNFKAATHSFIVKRSNYSPLPSFSPLPDAFSNVVDEDTWLKMNKGFIADLDSLQMTPARKVQSFPPSDEVPGSTENYKQDVQNLKRQLELAVGERDDLKRKHAEQAALNDQLVRDISELQKEAKLIREIPHRLSECAATCKDFYVDVLSKTQSFISDEKSSVATLLSSISEIGTNIFTTLETHFSEAFDDGQRSFFASSSLIQEQHKVLSERLNSAVKLLVSSEPSSVENEQVRNSPCSSKYKDYARGGETAGWEEKLSNELNTIKERYRGLEEELDSNNQLLEKSKQRYDALEAEFRLLKEERDSLHKKVSESSQTLALVTDQKENVVKDLNHELLRRKDLEEQIKQFRVVFGCRKTSLMSFHSEFKSKLESLRAKNPDSVPKFVGC; encoded by the exons ATGGAGAAGATCTGCGTTGCGGTTCGAGTGAGGCCTCCGGTAGCTCACGATTCCTCCACCGGAACTATCTGGAAGGTCGACGACAACCGCATTTCGCTCCACAAGCCCCACGGCACGCCGATCTCCGGTATCTCCTACGCTTTCG ATCATGTGTTCGATGAAGATTGTACGAATTCTAGGGTTTATGAGCTGCTCACCAAGGACATTATTCATGCCGTAGTCGAAGGATTTAATG GAACTGCGTTTGCTTATGGACAGACTAGCAGTGGGAAGACTTTCACCATGAATGGTTCCAAAACAGATCCAGGTATCATTCATCGAGCCGTTAGAGATGTTTTTGACAGAATCCAGATG ATGTCACACCGGGAGTTTCTGATTCGAGTATCCTACATGGAATTGTACAATGAGGAAATTAACGACCTTTTTGCAGTAGAGAATCAGAAATTGCAGATTCATGAGAGTTTGGAG CGTGGCATATTTGTTGCTGGCCTCAGGGAGGAAATTGTCAGTAATGCTGAACAGGTGTTGAAGCTCATTGAATCTGGAGAAG TTAATAGGCACTTTGGAGAAACAAACATGAATGCTCGGAGTAGTAGATCTCACACAATATTCAGAATG GTAATTGAAAGCCATGCGAAGGACACTAGTTCAAGTGCTGATGCTATTCGTGTCTCTGTCTTG AATTTGGTAGATTTAGCTGGTTCTGAAAGAATTGCTAAAACTGGAGCTGGCGGAGTACGTCTGAAGGAAGGAAAGTACATAAACAAGAGCTTAATGATTCTTGGTAATGTAATTAACAAACTTAGTGATGGCGCAAAAAACAG GGGTCACATCCCTTATCGTGATAGTAAGCTTACCCGTATACTTCAACCTGCCCTTGGAGGCAATGCCAAAACTTCAATTATATGCACTATAGCACCAGAAGAG GTACACATTGAGGAAACAAAGGGAACCCTTCAATTTGCTAGCAGAGCTAAGTGCATCACTAATTGTGCTCAAGTGAATGAG ATTTTGACAGACGCAGCCTTACTGAAGCGGCAAAAACAAGAGATAGAAGATCTTCGTATGAAACTTCAG GGATCACATGCCGGGGTGCTGGAGCAAGAAATATTGAAGTTAAGAAATGACTTACTACAG TATGAACTAGAGCGTGAGAAGCTGGAAATGGAACTGGAAGAGCAGCGGAAATCACATAAACAACAGGAACAATGCATCAGGGATCAACAGATGAAAACTGACAATCTCAGTGGTCTTTCTACTATTTCAGACTTCGAAAGAAGTTCTAGTCAG GCACAGGATTCTGGGACACACAGCCTTAAGGAAGACAGTAGTGACAGCAGTAGTAAATCTCAAGGAGATATCTTCAGTACCCCATCAAATTTCAAGGCAGCTACCCATTCCTTCATTGTCAAGCGTTCAAATTACTCACCATTGCCCAGTTTTAGCCCTCTTCCAGATGCTTTTAGCAATGTGGTTGATGAAGACACATGGTTGAAAATGAACAAAGGTTTCATAGCTGACCTTGATTCCCTTCAAATGACTCCTGCAAGAAAAGTTCAATCCTTTCCGCCAAGTGACGAAGTTCCT GGCTCAACTGAGAACTACAAGCAGGATGTCCAGAATTTGAAGAGACAACTAGAACTTGCCGTTGGAGAGAGAGATGATCTCAAG AGGAAACATGCTGAACAAGCTGCACTGAACGATCAATTAGTTCGGGATATATCTGAACTACAAAAAGAAGCAAAGCTTATTCGAGAAATCCCTCATAGGCTTTCTGAATGTGCAGCAACTTGCAAAGACTTTTATGTGGATGTGTTATCAAAGACTCAG AGCTTTATATCTGATGAAAAATCTTCGGTGGCAACATTGCTGTCAAGCATAAGTGAAATTGGCACAAACATCTTTACAACTCTCGAAACCCATTTCTCAGAGGCATTTGATGATGGCCAAAGATCATTCTTTGCGAGTAGTTCTCTAATCCAAGAACAGCACAAAGTGCTCTCTGAGAGGTTGAACAGCGCTGTTAAATTATTGGTATCATCAGAGCCATCAAGTGTTGAGAATGAACAAGTGAGGAATTCGCCATGCAGCAGTAAATACAAG GACTACGCAAGGGGAGGAGAAACTGCCGGTTGGGAGGAAAAACTCAGCAATGAGCTCAACACTATCAAGGAAAGATACCGCGGCCTGGAGGAAGAGCTGGATTCGAATAACCAGCTTCTGGAGAAATCCAAGCAAAGATACGATGCCTTGGAAGCTGAATTTCGGCTtttgaaagaagaaagagattCCTTGCACAAAAAGGTATCTGAATCATCTCAAACACTTGCTCTGGTTACCGACCAAAAGGAAAATGTTGTGAAGGATCTGAATCATGAGTTGTTGAGAAGGAaagatcttgaagaacaaatcAAACAGTTCCGTGTTGTTTTTGGTTGTCGGAAGACATCGCTCATGTCTTTCCATAGTGAGTTTAAGTCGAAACTCGAGAGTTTGAGGGCCAAAAATCCAGATTCAGTACCCAAATTTGTTGGATGTTGA